In one window of Eggerthella guodeyinii DNA:
- the uvrC gene encoding excinuclease ABC subunit UvrC, with protein MDDLNDNINDLDGAGPFGSDDGLGTPDAGGVERLTGDASLDAGRLRDDERLEREGRRRPALNRAAREHDADAARAETGQRAKLERIKRELDSVPALPGVYLWKDKSGQVIYVGKAKQLRARMRQYVNFQDERAKIPLLVDQIDSFDYLVVENEHESLVLEKNLINQHAPFFNADFKDDKSYPFIALTKGDVFPAIKYTREKHRPDTKYFGPYTDSRAARDMVDIARRVVPLCATSCADWRQLKRRLEKDPLASAAHDARPCFDAHVGLGPGACCGGITPEEYQVNVKRIERFLSGQHREFIDELTEEMQAAAAELDFERAARIKARIDTINSLTDKQHAVSTRNLDADVVGLFREETVAGVHVFMVREGRIINSNEFVLDRGKDVPDDDLLHMFLLRYYDATTSIPHEVILRDEPEDKAAMEEWLTEKLASPHGAKVRITAPQKGEKAELVGMAETNAKHTLMRYKVRTNYDDKRINNALLQLESALALDEAPMRIECFDISTIHGSYTVASMVVFTNGKPDKNQYRRFKIKTPLDEANDFLSMQEVMSRRYAPERMADERFGSKPDLIILDGGKPQLSAALEMFDRMGIDDIAMCGLAKRDEELFVPWQDTGPVVLPSGSASLYLVKQVRDEAHRFAITFHRELRGKGMTASILDDVTGMGPVRKKALLKHFKSFRNLKAATLEEIKEARVVPEEVAEELYRVVQQYNRDRKDERVVGGEADEAACPPAGEGPAAVASAVVDAAVEAAVQGARTDTEG; from the coding sequence ATGGACGATCTCAACGACAACATCAACGACCTCGACGGTGCCGGCCCGTTCGGCTCCGACGACGGCCTCGGCACGCCCGACGCGGGCGGCGTGGAGCGCCTGACGGGCGACGCCTCGCTCGACGCGGGGCGCCTGCGCGACGACGAGCGCCTCGAGCGCGAGGGCCGCCGCCGTCCCGCGCTCAACCGCGCCGCGCGCGAGCACGACGCCGACGCCGCGCGCGCCGAAACCGGCCAGCGCGCCAAGCTCGAACGCATCAAGCGCGAGCTCGACAGCGTGCCCGCGCTGCCGGGCGTGTACCTGTGGAAGGACAAGTCCGGCCAGGTCATCTACGTGGGCAAGGCCAAGCAGCTGCGCGCCCGCATGCGCCAGTACGTGAACTTCCAGGACGAGCGCGCCAAGATTCCCCTGCTGGTGGACCAGATCGACAGCTTCGACTACCTCGTGGTGGAGAACGAGCACGAGTCGCTCGTGCTGGAGAAGAACCTCATCAACCAGCACGCCCCGTTCTTCAACGCCGACTTCAAGGACGACAAGTCCTACCCCTTCATCGCGCTCACGAAGGGCGACGTGTTCCCCGCCATCAAGTACACGCGCGAGAAGCACCGCCCCGACACGAAGTACTTCGGCCCCTACACCGACAGCCGCGCCGCCCGCGACATGGTGGACATCGCCCGCCGCGTCGTGCCGCTGTGCGCCACGTCGTGCGCCGACTGGCGCCAGCTCAAGCGCCGCCTGGAGAAGGACCCGCTCGCATCGGCGGCGCACGACGCGCGCCCGTGCTTCGACGCGCACGTGGGCCTCGGCCCCGGCGCGTGCTGCGGCGGCATCACGCCCGAGGAGTACCAGGTCAACGTCAAGCGCATCGAGCGCTTCCTGTCGGGCCAGCACCGCGAGTTCATCGACGAGCTGACCGAGGAGATGCAGGCCGCCGCCGCCGAGCTCGACTTCGAGCGCGCCGCGCGCATCAAGGCGCGCATCGACACCATCAACAGCCTCACCGACAAGCAGCACGCGGTGTCCACGCGCAACCTCGACGCCGACGTCGTGGGCCTGTTCCGCGAGGAGACGGTGGCGGGCGTGCACGTGTTCATGGTGCGCGAGGGCCGCATCATCAACTCCAACGAGTTCGTGCTCGATCGCGGCAAGGACGTCCCCGACGACGACCTCTTGCACATGTTCCTGCTGCGCTACTACGACGCCACCACGTCCATCCCGCACGAGGTCATCCTGCGCGACGAGCCCGAGGACAAAGCCGCCATGGAGGAATGGCTCACCGAGAAGCTGGCCAGCCCCCACGGCGCGAAGGTGCGCATCACCGCGCCGCAGAAGGGCGAGAAGGCCGAGCTCGTGGGCATGGCCGAGACGAACGCGAAGCACACGCTCATGCGCTACAAGGTGCGCACGAACTACGACGACAAGCGCATCAACAACGCGCTTTTGCAGCTGGAGAGCGCGCTCGCCCTCGACGAGGCGCCCATGCGCATCGAGTGCTTCGACATCTCCACCATCCACGGCTCCTACACGGTGGCCTCGATGGTGGTGTTCACGAACGGCAAGCCCGACAAGAACCAGTACCGCCGCTTCAAGATCAAGACGCCGCTCGACGAGGCGAACGACTTCCTGTCCATGCAGGAGGTCATGAGCCGCCGCTACGCGCCCGAGCGCATGGCCGACGAGCGCTTCGGCAGCAAACCCGACCTCATCATCCTCGACGGCGGCAAGCCGCAGCTGTCGGCGGCGCTCGAGATGTTCGATCGGATGGGCATCGACGACATCGCGATGTGCGGCCTGGCCAAGCGCGACGAGGAGCTGTTCGTGCCGTGGCAGGACACGGGCCCCGTTGTTCTGCCCAGCGGCTCGGCGTCGCTCTACCTCGTGAAGCAGGTCCGCGACGAGGCGCACCGCTTCGCCATCACGTTCCACCGCGAGCTGCGCGGCAAGGGCATGACGGCCTCCATCCTCGACGACGTGACGGGCATGGGCCCCGTGCGCAAGAAGGCGCTGCTCAAGCACTTCAAGTCGTTCAGGAACCTCAAGGCGGCCACGCTCGAGGAGATCAAGGAGGCGCGCGTCGTGCCCGAAGAGGTGGCCGAGGAGCTGTATCGCGTGGTGCAGCAGTATAATAGGGATCGGAAAGACGAGCGCGTCGTGGGAGGCGAGGCCGACGAGGCCGCCTGCCCGCCCGCAGGCGAGGGCCCGGCGGCCGTCGCGTCCGCCGTGGTGGACGCAGCCGTCGAGGCGGCCGTGCAGGGTGCGCGTACGGATACGGAAGGATAG
- a CDS encoding ATP-dependent helicase, with product MIEKPGDFPAGDGGGGRPPLNAAQREAVEATEGYVRVIAGAGTGKTRALAERFAYLVNDLGIMPGTILCATFTNKAANEMRRRIRRLTGDSDTGYINTFHGFCVSVLQEDCHAVQYPKSFLVLDNADVDAMLQVVYEERGLTLRDMTFSKARDMIEIMKLKERPDYYRDMLAMPLEGLRQKYLDATDASDVIFYGYLYQEKKCFGLDYNDLIVFVLYLFEQNPDIRSKWQKRLEYIMVDEFQDIDGLQHELMEVLAGYHKNLFVVGDPDQTIYTWRGADVRYLLDFDRTFPGTRTVMMLENYRSAPRVVAVANSLIEKNRERMPKRLVAARAAHGPTVWHHAKSSSDEAAWIAQGVLALHGEGVAYRDMAVLYRAHYASRPVEEALLRAEVPHAVYSGVPFFGRREIKDALSYLRLVAYQDDLDFARVANTPKRNLGQRRMAFLREKADEWGCSLLEALARSADDELFKRTKARQLLQLVDRFRSSYEGRPVSEVPPAVLSESGYERALRTEGSQERLDNLAELKQSIYEFESTCGEEVTLEHYLAHVALLTNADAMDDAQDKVRLMTVHAAKGLEFAHVFLCSMSEGVLPSRKTSTPQGMEEERRLAFVAMTRARDGLYLTEAEGRSHEGAPRYPSRFLLDIDPAALEFSNKPDERRIEDARAAYALTDRWIADLVRDARFSAGDRVAHAVFGVGRVAAVDTEKRAYEVEFDGVDTPRTISFKAKLEEA from the coding sequence ATGATCGAAAAACCAGGAGACTTCCCAGCGGGCGACGGGGGAGGCGGCAGGCCGCCTTTGAACGCGGCCCAGCGCGAGGCCGTCGAGGCGACCGAGGGGTACGTGCGCGTGATCGCCGGCGCCGGCACGGGCAAGACGCGGGCGCTCGCCGAGCGCTTCGCCTACCTGGTGAACGACCTGGGCATCATGCCGGGCACCATCCTGTGCGCCACGTTCACGAACAAGGCGGCGAACGAGATGCGCCGCCGCATCCGCCGGCTGACGGGCGACAGCGACACCGGCTACATCAACACGTTCCACGGCTTCTGCGTGTCGGTGCTGCAGGAGGACTGCCACGCCGTCCAGTACCCGAAGAGCTTCCTCGTGCTGGACAACGCCGACGTGGACGCCATGCTGCAGGTCGTCTACGAAGAGCGCGGGCTCACGCTGCGCGACATGACGTTCTCGAAGGCGCGCGACATGATCGAGATCATGAAGCTGAAGGAGCGCCCGGACTACTACCGCGACATGCTGGCCATGCCGCTCGAAGGCCTGCGGCAGAAGTACCTCGATGCGACGGACGCGTCGGACGTCATCTTCTACGGCTACCTCTACCAGGAGAAGAAGTGCTTCGGGTTGGACTACAACGACCTCATCGTGTTCGTGCTGTACCTCTTCGAGCAGAACCCCGACATCCGGTCGAAGTGGCAGAAGCGGCTCGAGTACATCATGGTCGACGAGTTCCAGGACATCGACGGCCTGCAGCACGAGCTCATGGAGGTGCTGGCCGGATACCATAAGAACCTGTTCGTGGTGGGCGACCCCGACCAGACCATCTACACCTGGCGCGGCGCGGACGTGCGCTACCTGCTGGACTTCGACCGCACGTTCCCGGGCACGCGCACCGTCATGATGCTGGAGAATTACCGCTCGGCGCCGCGCGTGGTGGCCGTCGCGAACTCGCTGATCGAGAAGAACCGCGAGCGCATGCCGAAGAGGCTCGTCGCCGCGCGCGCGGCCCACGGGCCCACGGTGTGGCATCATGCCAAGAGCTCGTCCGACGAGGCCGCGTGGATCGCCCAGGGCGTCCTCGCGCTGCACGGCGAAGGCGTGGCGTACCGCGACATGGCGGTGCTCTACCGCGCCCATTACGCGTCGCGGCCGGTGGAGGAGGCGCTGCTGCGCGCCGAGGTGCCCCATGCGGTGTACAGCGGCGTGCCGTTCTTCGGCCGGCGCGAGATCAAGGACGCGCTGTCGTACCTGCGGCTCGTCGCCTACCAGGACGACCTGGACTTCGCGCGCGTGGCGAACACACCCAAGCGCAACCTGGGGCAGCGGCGCATGGCCTTCCTGCGCGAGAAGGCCGACGAGTGGGGATGCAGCCTGCTCGAGGCGCTCGCGCGCTCGGCGGACGACGAGCTGTTCAAGCGCACGAAGGCGCGGCAGCTCCTGCAGCTGGTCGACCGCTTCCGCTCGTCGTACGAGGGGCGCCCCGTGTCCGAGGTGCCGCCGGCCGTGCTGTCGGAAAGCGGCTACGAGCGCGCGCTGCGCACCGAGGGCAGCCAGGAGCGTCTCGACAACCTGGCCGAGCTGAAGCAGTCGATCTACGAGTTCGAATCGACGTGCGGGGAGGAGGTGACCCTCGAGCACTACCTGGCGCACGTGGCCCTGCTCACGAACGCCGACGCGATGGACGACGCGCAGGACAAGGTGCGGCTCATGACCGTCCACGCGGCGAAGGGCCTCGAGTTCGCGCACGTGTTCCTCTGCTCGATGAGCGAGGGCGTGCTCCCGTCGCGCAAGACGAGCACGCCGCAGGGCATGGAGGAGGAGCGCCGGCTGGCGTTCGTGGCCATGACGCGGGCGCGCGACGGGCTGTACCTCACCGAGGCGGAGGGGCGCTCGCACGAGGGCGCGCCGCGCTACCCCTCCCGCTTCCTGCTGGACATCGACCCGGCGGCGCTCGAGTTCTCGAACAAGCCCGACGAGCGGCGGATCGAGGATGCGCGCGCCGCCTACGCGCTGACCGACCGTTGGATCGCCGACCTCGTCCGCGACGCGCGCTTTTCCGCGGGCGACCGCGTGGCCCACGCGGTGTTCGGCGTCGGGCGCGTGGCTGCCGTCGACACCGAGAAGCGCGCCTACGAGGTGGAGTTCGACGGGGTGGACACGCCCCGGACCATCTCGTTCAAAGCCAAGCTGGAAGAAGCCTGA
- a CDS encoding lysine exporter LysO family protein, translating to MEILVVMVAGVLVGATVFPARLKGLNEKLTLAATGLLIFSMGVLLAGRDSFLEELGTVGWASVLFCLVPVAFSTIAVYVLTSLFMSDIARRPAGPRVAAAQDGAEGGAGARGEAAMIGVAVGALVLGAAYGLAGVPIAPIDFVAGHSESVLYALMFFVGISVGGSRGLLGKLRQYHVRVLIVPAGIVIGSVLGGLACAPLAGVSLPTGAAVASGLGWYSLAGVMMTDIAGAQVGSITFLANLLRELVSFFSIPWIAKHLNYPTCIAPAGATSEDTTLPMLIRCTNGETVVLSVLNGVICSALVPVLIEAFHQFM from the coding sequence GTGGAGATACTGGTCGTCATGGTTGCAGGGGTGCTCGTGGGGGCGACGGTGTTCCCCGCGCGGCTCAAAGGGCTGAACGAGAAGCTGACGCTCGCGGCCACCGGGCTGCTCATCTTCTCGATGGGCGTGCTGCTGGCCGGGCGCGACTCGTTTCTGGAGGAGCTCGGCACCGTGGGGTGGGCCAGCGTCCTGTTCTGCCTCGTGCCGGTGGCGTTCTCGACGATCGCCGTGTACGTGCTGACGAGCCTGTTCATGTCCGACATCGCCCGCCGCCCGGCCGGCCCGCGCGTGGCCGCCGCGCAGGACGGCGCCGAGGGCGGGGCGGGCGCGCGCGGCGAGGCCGCGATGATCGGCGTGGCGGTGGGCGCGCTCGTGCTCGGCGCGGCGTACGGGCTGGCGGGCGTGCCGATCGCGCCGATCGACTTCGTGGCCGGCCATTCCGAATCCGTCCTCTACGCGCTCATGTTCTTCGTGGGCATCAGCGTGGGCGGCAGCCGCGGCCTGCTGGGCAAGCTGCGCCAGTACCACGTGCGCGTGCTCATCGTCCCGGCGGGCATCGTGATCGGCTCGGTGCTGGGCGGCCTCGCGTGCGCGCCGCTTGCGGGCGTGTCGCTGCCCACGGGCGCGGCCGTGGCGTCGGGCCTGGGGTGGTACAGCCTTGCGGGCGTCATGATGACCGACATCGCCGGCGCCCAGGTGGGCAGCATCACGTTTCTGGCGAACCTGCTGCGCGAGCTCGTGTCGTTCTTCAGCATCCCCTGGATCGCGAAGCACCTCAACTACCCCACGTGCATCGCGCCCGCCGGCGCCACGAGCGAGGACACCACGCTGCCCATGCTCATCCGCTGCACGAACGGCGAGACCGTGGTGCTCTCGGTGCTCAACGGCGTCATCTGCTCCGCGCTGGTCCCCGTGCTGATCGAGGCGTTCCACCAATTTATGTAG
- a CDS encoding serine hydrolase domain-containing protein gives MARDDDRRARASRAGRVARALAAAALALACALPLASCGAEADTADDEGFAAETAATADEGPADDEEGPEDADGAAPAGLEPTGEDLAARLDAYLSANFPQVGMPGAAVAVVDADGVRYLATLGDCPGADAPFVVGSLSKSFTAVAVMQLVEQGAVDLDAPAARYAQGYDVPDEVTVRSLLNQTSGFGSHDSLSEAADGQLGDTFGSFSYANANYDLLGRVVEGASGEPYARYLDEHVLGPLGMTASTADPVRAEALGMAPGHRDWFGLHLADGFRHAQGDDAWGGPASGYVASSVQDMAGYLRMYLNGGAADDGGRVLSSDSVRRMFFDRVPDPEGDTYYGMGWTSFCWDDGELVLSHDGQVENYVASMCLLPERGIGVVVLADANDNAGGNSRFFDLVSGVVTAAVGGVPAPVDAQWTALWRQRTDVLYACAVLACAAPLLLIGRWPRRLAAVPRRRLLAQGLALHAALPAALLALPSSWGTPWRDLLAFAPDAALVLVLCAALLVVAGAAKLAWAALARNAAPPANLR, from the coding sequence ATGGCTCGCGACGACGACAGGCGGGCGCGCGCGTCGCGCGCGGGACGGGTTGCGCGGGCGCTTGCCGCGGCGGCGCTCGCGCTGGCGTGCGCGCTGCCGCTGGCATCGTGCGGGGCCGAGGCGGATACGGCGGATGACGAGGGCTTCGCCGCCGAAACGGCGGCGACGGCGGACGAAGGCCCCGCCGACGACGAGGAGGGGCCCGAGGACGCGGACGGCGCCGCGCCCGCAGGGCTCGAGCCGACGGGGGAGGACCTCGCCGCGCGCCTGGACGCCTACCTGTCCGCGAACTTCCCGCAGGTGGGCATGCCCGGGGCGGCGGTCGCCGTGGTCGACGCCGACGGCGTGCGCTACCTCGCCACGCTCGGCGACTGCCCCGGCGCCGACGCGCCGTTCGTCGTGGGCTCGCTCAGCAAGTCGTTCACGGCCGTGGCCGTCATGCAGCTGGTCGAGCAGGGGGCGGTGGACCTCGACGCCCCCGCCGCCCGCTACGCGCAGGGCTACGACGTGCCCGACGAGGTGACGGTGCGCAGCCTGCTCAACCAGACGAGCGGGTTCGGCTCCCACGATTCGCTCTCGGAGGCCGCCGACGGGCAGCTGGGCGACACGTTCGGCTCGTTCTCGTACGCGAACGCGAACTACGACCTGCTCGGGCGGGTCGTCGAGGGCGCGTCGGGCGAGCCGTACGCGCGCTACCTCGACGAGCACGTGCTGGGCCCGCTCGGGATGACCGCTTCGACGGCCGATCCCGTTCGCGCCGAGGCGCTCGGCATGGCGCCGGGGCACCGCGACTGGTTCGGCCTCCATCTGGCCGACGGGTTCCGGCACGCGCAGGGCGACGACGCATGGGGCGGCCCCGCGTCGGGCTACGTGGCGTCCAGCGTGCAGGACATGGCCGGCTACCTGCGCATGTACCTGAACGGCGGCGCGGCCGACGACGGCGGGCGCGTGCTGTCGTCCGACAGCGTGCGGCGCATGTTCTTCGACCGCGTGCCCGATCCGGAGGGCGACACGTACTACGGCATGGGATGGACGTCGTTCTGCTGGGACGACGGCGAGCTCGTGCTGTCCCATGACGGCCAGGTGGAGAACTACGTGGCCAGCATGTGCCTGCTGCCCGAGCGCGGCATCGGCGTGGTGGTGCTGGCGGACGCCAACGACAACGCCGGCGGCAACAGCCGATTCTTCGACCTGGTCAGCGGCGTGGTGACCGCGGCGGTGGGCGGCGTGCCCGCGCCGGTGGACGCGCAGTGGACCGCGCTGTGGCGCCAGCGCACCGACGTGCTGTACGCGTGCGCGGTGCTGGCCTGCGCCGCCCCGCTGCTGCTGATAGGCCGCTGGCCGCGGCGGCTGGCCGCGGTGCCGCGCCGCCGCCTGCTCGCGCAGGGGCTCGCGCTGCACGCGGCGCTGCCCGCCGCCCTCCTCGCGCTGCCCTCGTCGTGGGGCACGCCCTGGCGCGACCTGCTCGCGTTCGCCCCCGACGCGGCGCTCGTGCTCGTCCTGTGCGCCGCGCTGCTCGTCGTCGCGGGGGCGGCGAAGCTCGCGTGGGCCGCGCTGGCGCGAAACGCTGCGCCGCCCGCGAACTTGCGGTAA
- the dltD gene encoding D-alanyl-lipoteichoic acid biosynthesis protein DltD translates to MANRSDTPGAAPSGMRLLRAVLAGLLAAALVLAGANALLPAQTAHDPARLYDYVYSGTKSESTAFTLATMSEDGYLAFGSSEFYISKDKVAQCPQQVLGENVTGVDLTYVGEAYDQSLWQAIAAGAYGSQVKNKKAMIVVSPQWFFKGNGDQGKFASKFSYALYRQFADNPSISDETKAYVRSRVEQLGVDAKTTASAHRDTPLDAVNDAVRAAADDLRLRSELPSVVSQAPLKSAVRAAGEPTGEPDWDALLEEADASGDAACTTNDYGVYDAYWQKNSGYDAERGQTFSQADEEYADLACFLQVCRETGIEPLVVILPVHGAWYDREGVSADERQAYYERVRGIADAAGAAYADFSTCEYEKYFLCDTVHPGWRGWVRIEQAFYDFVHDRDDAFLGGGSFGAAEGLDAAGNAGASLAGAGEAAS, encoded by the coding sequence GTGGCGAACCGGTCGGACACCCCGGGCGCGGCTCCGTCGGGCATGCGCCTTCTGCGCGCGGTGCTGGCGGGGCTGCTGGCGGCGGCGCTCGTGCTGGCGGGCGCGAACGCCCTGCTGCCCGCGCAGACCGCGCACGACCCCGCGCGCCTGTACGACTACGTGTACTCGGGCACGAAGTCCGAGAGCACGGCGTTCACGCTGGCCACCATGAGCGAGGACGGCTACCTGGCGTTCGGGTCGTCGGAATTCTACATCTCGAAGGACAAGGTGGCGCAGTGCCCGCAGCAGGTGCTCGGCGAGAACGTGACGGGCGTCGACCTCACCTACGTCGGCGAGGCATACGACCAGAGCCTGTGGCAGGCCATCGCCGCGGGTGCGTACGGCAGCCAGGTGAAGAACAAAAAGGCGATGATCGTCGTGTCGCCCCAGTGGTTCTTCAAGGGCAACGGCGACCAGGGCAAGTTCGCCTCGAAGTTCTCCTACGCACTGTACCGCCAGTTCGCGGACAACCCGAGCATCTCGGACGAGACGAAGGCCTACGTGCGCTCGCGCGTGGAGCAGCTGGGCGTGGACGCGAAGACCACGGCGTCGGCGCATCGCGACACGCCGCTCGACGCGGTGAACGACGCGGTGCGCGCGGCGGCCGACGACCTGCGGTTGCGCTCCGAGCTGCCGAGCGTGGTGAGCCAGGCGCCGCTCAAGAGCGCCGTGCGCGCCGCGGGCGAGCCCACCGGCGAGCCCGACTGGGACGCGCTGCTCGAGGAAGCCGACGCGTCGGGCGACGCCGCCTGCACCACGAACGATTACGGCGTCTACGACGCGTACTGGCAGAAGAACTCCGGCTACGACGCCGAGCGCGGCCAGACCTTCTCGCAGGCCGACGAGGAGTACGCCGACCTCGCGTGCTTCCTCCAGGTGTGCCGCGAGACGGGGATCGAGCCGCTCGTGGTCATCCTGCCGGTGCACGGCGCCTGGTACGATCGCGAGGGCGTCTCCGCCGACGAGCGGCAAGCGTACTACGAGCGCGTGCGCGGCATCGCCGACGCGGCGGGCGCGGCCTACGCCGACTTCTCCACCTGCGAGTACGAGAAGTACTTCCTCTGCGACACCGTGCATCCCGGGTGGCGCGGCTGGGTGCGCATCGAGCAGGCGTTCTACGACTTCGTGCACGATCGCGACGACGCCTTCCTCGGCGGCGGCTCGTTCGGCGCGGCCGAGGGCCTCGACGCGGCGGGCAACGCGGGCGCGTCGCTGGCGGGCGCGGGGGAGGCGGCCTCGTGA
- the dltC gene encoding D-alanine--poly(phosphoribitol) ligase subunit DltC, translating to MADTTHEELEGKMLDILEEVCGDDEVRVRRDEDLFALGLLDSMGAIELLVDIEDEFGVFIAPTEVERAEMNTVNLIIHQVEIRL from the coding sequence ATGGCTGATACGACGCACGAGGAGCTCGAGGGGAAGATGCTCGACATCCTCGAGGAGGTGTGCGGCGACGACGAGGTGCGCGTGCGCCGCGACGAGGACCTGTTCGCGCTCGGGCTGCTCGACTCGATGGGCGCCATCGAGCTGCTCGTGGACATCGAGGACGAGTTCGGCGTGTTCATCGCCCCCACCGAGGTGGAGCGCGCCGAGATGAACACGGTGAACCTCATCATCCACCAGGTGGAGATCAGGCTGTAG
- the dltB gene encoding D-alanyl-lipoteichoic acid biosynthesis protein DltB, translated as MTFYADPSFFALLALAVAGAAFLGLREKPLARYGMAASVAFLACLFCKDLPGLAVALCFVAVAVLSTRWVLASPRSNKRFAVAFALILAPLLSAKVGAVFDQNLLGFMGVSYITFKALQVLFEVRDGIIEELGLFDYLYFLLFFPVFTSGPIDRSRRFAEDARTVRSRDEYAGLLARGILLLLVGLVYTFVVAAWLHRFYAPAAWGSGPFLAELGAQVQTAYVYGLYLFFDFAGYSLMAMGASYCFGIRTPRNFRAPFASVDIKDFWNRWNITLSFWLRDFVFMRFSRLALKRRWFDSRLAVACWGFVFDMALMGAWHGLTADYLLYGLFHGLLLAGTEAFQKKSKFYKAHRKAPAFKALSWFVTLQLVMFGFALFSGQITMLVKGAFHG; from the coding sequence ATGACGTTCTACGCCGATCCGAGCTTCTTCGCGCTGCTGGCGCTGGCCGTGGCGGGCGCCGCCTTCCTCGGCCTGCGCGAGAAGCCGCTCGCGCGCTACGGCATGGCCGCTTCGGTGGCGTTCCTCGCGTGCCTGTTCTGCAAGGACCTGCCCGGGCTGGCCGTGGCGCTGTGCTTCGTGGCGGTGGCCGTGCTCTCGACGCGCTGGGTGCTGGCGAGCCCGCGCTCGAACAAGCGCTTCGCCGTCGCGTTCGCGCTCATCCTCGCGCCGCTTCTCTCGGCGAAGGTCGGCGCGGTGTTCGACCAGAACCTGCTGGGCTTCATGGGCGTGTCCTACATCACGTTCAAGGCGCTGCAGGTGCTGTTCGAGGTGCGCGACGGCATCATCGAGGAGCTCGGCCTGTTCGACTACCTGTACTTCCTCCTGTTCTTCCCGGTGTTCACCTCGGGCCCCATCGACCGGTCGCGCCGGTTCGCCGAGGATGCGCGGACGGTGCGCTCGCGCGACGAGTACGCGGGCCTCTTGGCGCGCGGCATCCTGCTTTTGCTGGTCGGGCTCGTGTACACCTTCGTCGTGGCCGCGTGGCTGCATCGGTTCTACGCGCCGGCGGCCTGGGGCTCGGGCCCGTTTCTGGCCGAGCTGGGCGCGCAGGTGCAGACGGCGTACGTGTACGGGCTGTACCTGTTCTTCGACTTCGCGGGCTACAGCCTCATGGCCATGGGAGCCAGCTACTGCTTCGGCATCAGGACGCCGCGCAACTTCCGCGCCCCGTTCGCCTCCGTCGACATCAAGGACTTCTGGAACCGGTGGAACATCACCCTTTCGTTCTGGCTGCGCGACTTCGTGTTCATGCGCTTCTCGCGGCTGGCGCTGAAGCGCCGCTGGTTCGACAGCCGGCTGGCTGTCGCGTGCTGGGGCTTCGTGTTCGACATGGCCCTCATGGGCGCCTGGCACGGCCTCACGGCGGACTACCTGCTGTACGGCCTGTTCCACGGCCTGCTGCTGGCCGGCACCGAGGCGTTCCAGAAGAAGTCGAAGTTCTACAAGGCGCATAGGAAAGCCCCCGCGTTCAAGGCGCTGTCCTGGTTCGTCACGCTGCAGCTGGTGATGTTCGGGTTCGCGCTGTTCTCGGGGCAGATCACGATGCTCGTGAAAGGAGCGTTCCATGGCTGA